A section of the Candidatus Nitrosacidococcus sp. I8 genome encodes:
- the pheA gene encoding prephenate dehydratase, giving the protein MDGNQLQLQKIRAEIDIIDEQIQKLISDRAKLACKTAQLKKSLDMDASCFRPEREADILRRVISRNQGPLGGKEMARLFREIMSACLALETPLTVSYLGPEGTFTEAAVLKHFGLSVNARSVTGISDIFRNVEEGLAHYGVVPVENSIEGAITHTLDEFFNTSLQICGEVELAIHHHLLSSNSAIANIDRVYAHPQALAQCRKWLDTHLEASCERIPVNSNGEAAQRAVNELNCAAIAGERAQKIYNLQCLASYIEDNPRNTTRFLIIGTQKITSSGNDKTSLLISGPNQPGLLYSLLRPLAENQISMTHLESRPSRCGQLWEYTFFIDLEGHQDSPSMVDALSELKKQASFFKLLGSYPKAVL; this is encoded by the coding sequence ATGGATGGTAATCAATTACAGCTACAAAAAATTAGAGCAGAAATTGATATTATAGATGAGCAGATACAAAAATTAATTAGCGATAGGGCAAAATTAGCTTGCAAAACAGCACAGTTGAAGAAATCACTGGATATGGATGCAAGCTGTTTTCGCCCAGAGCGTGAAGCAGATATATTACGCCGAGTAATTTCACGTAACCAAGGACCACTAGGTGGAAAGGAAATGGCTCGGCTATTTCGTGAAATTATGTCTGCCTGTCTTGCATTAGAAACACCTTTAACAGTTTCCTATCTAGGTCCAGAAGGAACATTTACTGAGGCAGCTGTATTAAAACACTTTGGTTTATCAGTTAATGCTAGATCTGTTACAGGAATTAGCGATATTTTTCGAAATGTGGAGGAGGGTTTAGCCCATTACGGAGTTGTTCCTGTAGAGAATTCTATAGAGGGAGCAATTACTCATACTTTAGACGAGTTTTTTAACACATCCTTACAAATTTGTGGCGAAGTTGAACTTGCTATCCATCATCACTTATTAAGCAGCAATAGTGCTATCGCTAATATAGATCGGGTGTACGCTCATCCTCAAGCACTAGCTCAGTGTAGGAAATGGTTAGATACTCATTTAGAAGCATCTTGTGAACGGATTCCAGTCAATAGTAATGGAGAGGCAGCCCAAAGAGCTGTCAATGAGCTAAATTGTGCTGCGATTGCAGGAGAGCGTGCTCAAAAAATTTATAACCTACAATGTTTGGCATCCTATATAGAAGATAATCCTAGAAATACTACTCGCTTTCTTATTATTGGTACTCAAAAAATAACATCTAGTGGAAATGATAAAACTTCACTACTTATTTCTGGACCAAATCAACCAGGATTACTATATAGCTTACTTCGGCCGCTAGCAGAAAATCAGATTAGTATGACTCATTTAGAATCAAGACCTTCTCGATGTGGTCAGTTATGGGAATATACCTTTTTTATCGATTTGGAAGGTCATCAAGATTCACCCAGCATGGTGGATGCGTTATCTGAATTAAAAAAACAAGCCTCTTTTTTTAAGCTTTTAGGATCTTATCCAAAAGCTGTTTTGTAG
- the hisC gene encoding histidinol-phosphate transaminase, with the protein MTENLFTQFASAGVQSLTPYQPGKPIEELEREYRVENAIKLASNENPLGPSPLALKAMNNVLKGISRYPDGSGFLLKSALSSHLDVNSEYITLGNGSSDLLDFIARIFISESHEVLYSQYCFALYPLLTKIQSAKGREIPAKNFGHDLIAMAAAINDRTRLIYIANPNNPTGTWLSRHELESFLDSIPKHVFVVLDEAYYEYVDEKDYPRSIDWLNRHHNLLITRTFSKVYGLAGLRIGYGLSHPDLADLMNRVRPPFNVNNLALAAALAGLEDQEHIQRSLKINREGMKQFVEAFTQLGLAYIPSVANFITVDMGRTADVIYESLLAKGVIVRPIVNYGLPNHLRVTVGTKEENTFFIQSIKQVLEEI; encoded by the coding sequence ATGACTGAAAATTTATTTACTCAATTTGCATCAGCAGGAGTGCAAAGTCTTACTCCTTATCAGCCTGGTAAACCTATTGAGGAACTAGAGCGGGAATATAGAGTAGAAAATGCGATTAAACTGGCTTCAAATGAGAATCCTCTAGGACCTAGCCCCCTTGCATTAAAAGCAATGAATAATGTACTTAAAGGGATCTCCCGATATCCAGATGGGAGTGGGTTTCTTCTTAAATCTGCGCTGTCTTCTCATTTAGATGTTAATTCAGAATATATTACCCTAGGCAATGGTTCCAGTGATTTATTGGACTTTATAGCTCGTATTTTTATCTCTGAGTCTCATGAAGTACTTTATTCCCAATATTGCTTTGCTCTTTATCCGTTATTAACTAAAATTCAAAGTGCAAAAGGAAGGGAAATTCCTGCTAAAAACTTTGGTCATGATTTAATAGCGATGGCTGCAGCAATCAATGATCGTACTCGACTTATTTATATTGCAAATCCAAATAATCCAACAGGTACATGGCTATCTCGCCACGAATTAGAATCTTTTTTAGATTCTATCCCTAAACATGTGTTTGTAGTGTTAGACGAAGCTTATTATGAGTATGTGGATGAAAAAGATTATCCTAGATCTATAGATTGGCTTAATCGCCATCATAATCTATTAATTACTCGAACTTTTTCCAAAGTATATGGGCTTGCTGGATTACGTATTGGCTATGGTTTATCCCATCCTGATTTAGCTGACTTGATGAATAGGGTACGCCCCCCATTTAATGTCAATAATCTTGCACTAGCTGCTGCTCTAGCTGGGTTAGAGGATCAAGAGCATATCCAGCGTAGTTTAAAAATAAACCGTGAAGGGATGAAGCAGTTTGTAGAGGCATTTACTCAACTAGGGCTAGCTTATATTCCCTCTGTAGCAAATTTCATTACAGTAGATATGGGAAGAACTGCTGATGTGATTTATGAATCTTTACTTGCAAAGGGAGTGATTGTAAGACCTATTGTAAACTATGGACTACCTAACCATTTACGAGTTACGGTAGGTACGAAAGAAGAAAATACCTTTTTTATTCAATCTATAAAACAAGTACTTGAGGAAATCTAA
- a CDS encoding prephenate dehydrogenase, giving the protein MIQRLCIVGLGLIGSSLALALKRRGAVNEVIGYDCSAEHREKALNLGIADRVEANLKDALREADIVVLSVPVGAMKGLFQKIAPDLSAQTIMTDVGSAKGVVTKFAYAYLRSHLHNFIPGHPIAGIEKNGPESADSRLFVHHKVILTPLPENNPLAIEQVTKMWEYTGATVVKVSISHHDEVLAMTSHLPHILAYALVDLFSQCEHPEDFLQFSAGGFRDFSRVASSNPIMWRDICIANHIPLLNLIDQYIDKLGDIREAILQQDANTLTELFTRAKSIRDSYL; this is encoded by the coding sequence ATGATCCAACGCTTATGTATCGTAGGCCTTGGGTTAATTGGTAGCTCTCTTGCACTCGCACTAAAACGTCGTGGAGCAGTAAATGAAGTTATAGGCTATGATTGTAGTGCCGAACATAGGGAAAAAGCATTAAATTTAGGCATTGCTGATCGGGTAGAGGCTAATCTTAAAGATGCCCTAAGAGAGGCTGATATAGTTGTGTTATCAGTACCTGTGGGTGCAATGAAGGGTTTATTTCAGAAAATAGCACCTGATTTAAGTGCTCAAACTATTATGACTGATGTAGGAAGTGCAAAAGGGGTGGTTACTAAATTCGCCTACGCTTATCTTAGATCGCATCTTCATAATTTTATACCTGGTCATCCTATTGCGGGAATTGAAAAAAATGGACCAGAGTCAGCTGATTCCCGATTATTTGTTCATCATAAAGTTATTTTAACGCCTCTACCAGAAAATAACCCTTTAGCAATTGAACAAGTAACTAAAATGTGGGAATACACTGGTGCAACTGTTGTGAAAGTAAGTATTTCTCATCACGATGAAGTATTAGCGATGACTAGTCATCTCCCTCATATTCTTGCTTATGCTCTAGTTGATTTATTTAGCCAATGTGAACACCCAGAAGATTTTTTACAATTTTCAGCCGGTGGATTTCGAGATTTTTCTCGGGTTGCAAGTAGCAATCCGATTATGTGGCGAGATATTTGTATCGCTAATCATATCCCACTGTTAAATTTAATTGATCAATATATAGATAAGCTAGGAGATATTAGGGAGGCAATTCTTCAGCAGGATGCAAATACGCTCACAGAGCTATTTACTCGAGCAAAATCCATTCGAGATTCTTATCTATAG
- the aroA gene encoding 3-phosphoshikimate 1-carboxyvinyltransferase, which produces MSLTQSSDNLIIFVVLPSQSLLGHIRVPGDKSISHRSIMMGALAEGKTTITGFLEGEDTLATLKAFRELGVLIKGPENGKVEIFGVGIHGLQAPSDPIYLGNSGTSMRILAGLFSGQSFDTTLEGDISLSKRPMKRVCDPLAQMGAVIETTDKGTPPLYIHGNRALNGINYNMPIASAQVKSSLIFAGLYAKDKTCITEPAPTRDHTEKMLAGFGYPIEKKDNSICIMGGRKLHSTEIDIPADISSAAFFMVGAAISQGSEVILEHVGINPTRTGIINILKLMGAQIEVEELGTVGGESVGTIYVRSSQLHGIDIPKHLVPLAIDEFPALFIAAACAKGTTTLSGAEELRVKESDRIQVMADGLNTLGIKAQSTPDGIIIEGGKIKGGLVYSHGDHRCAMSFAMAALASQDAITINDCANVATSFPGFLELASNAGLAIRAI; this is translated from the coding sequence ATGTCCTTGACCCAATCTTCAGATAACTTGATTATTTTTGTTGTATTACCTAGTCAATCTCTTTTGGGTCATATAAGAGTACCTGGAGATAAATCTATTTCTCATCGCTCTATCATGATGGGGGCTTTAGCTGAAGGTAAGACCACTATTACTGGGTTTTTAGAGGGTGAAGATACTTTAGCCACCTTGAAGGCTTTTCGTGAGTTAGGAGTCCTTATTAAAGGACCGGAAAACGGTAAGGTGGAAATCTTTGGAGTAGGTATACACGGCTTACAAGCTCCTAGCGACCCTATTTATTTAGGTAATTCTGGTACTTCAATGCGAATATTAGCAGGATTATTTTCTGGTCAATCTTTTGATACTACTTTAGAAGGCGATATCTCGCTTTCCAAACGTCCTATGAAAAGAGTATGTGATCCTTTAGCCCAAATGGGGGCTGTTATTGAAACCACAGATAAAGGAACCCCCCCTTTATATATTCATGGAAATCGAGCTTTAAATGGTATTAATTATAATATGCCTATTGCAAGTGCCCAAGTAAAATCTAGCTTGATTTTTGCAGGACTTTATGCAAAAGACAAGACTTGTATCACTGAACCAGCTCCTACTCGAGATCATACTGAAAAAATGCTTGCTGGATTTGGTTATCCTATAGAGAAGAAGGATAACAGTATTTGTATTATGGGGGGCAGAAAACTACATAGTACAGAGATAGATATTCCAGCAGATATATCTTCTGCTGCCTTTTTTATGGTTGGTGCAGCTATTAGCCAAGGATCAGAAGTTATCCTAGAACATGTAGGTATTAATCCAACCCGTACTGGAATTATCAATATTCTTAAACTTATGGGAGCACAAATAGAAGTAGAAGAACTAGGCACGGTAGGTGGTGAGTCAGTAGGTACCATTTATGTTCGCTCAAGCCAATTACATGGCATTGATATCCCTAAACACTTAGTTCCCCTTGCTATCGATGAATTCCCTGCTTTATTTATTGCTGCGGCTTGTGCTAAAGGAACCACTACTTTATCTGGAGCAGAAGAGTTACGGGTTAAAGAAAGTGATCGTATTCAGGTAATGGCAGATGGCTTAAATACTTTAGGAATTAAAGCTCAATCCACACCAGATGGGATTATTATTGAAGGCGGAAAAATTAAAGGGGGATTAGTCTATAGTCACGGTGATCACCGCTGTGCCATGTCGTTTGCGATGGCAGCTCTTGCTTCTCAAGATGCTATTACAATTAATGACTGCGCGAATGTAGCTACTTCTTTTCCAGGGTTTTTAGAACTAGCTTCAAATGCTGGATTAGCAATCCGTGCTATTTAG
- a CDS encoding HAD family hydrolase translates to MRSYKLIVFDWDGTLMDSERHIVDSMRKTIQELDLPQRTDNELRNVIGLGLKEALYTLYPNSDSSHLKTIGERYRFHYFSNPSSSQLFDGVPQLLDQLHKHNYLMAIATGKGRSGLNQALSDSGVKDYFYTTRCAEETESKPNPKMLQEIMEDTQVDTHETLMVGDTEYDILMAKNIGVDALAVSYGVHEKKRLEEFSPISCLDSVTELHHWLLT, encoded by the coding sequence ATGCGTTCTTATAAACTCATTGTATTTGATTGGGATGGCACGCTTATGGATTCTGAGCGGCATATTGTGGATAGTATGCGTAAAACTATTCAGGAATTAGATCTTCCGCAACGTACAGATAACGAATTACGTAATGTAATTGGATTAGGTTTAAAAGAAGCACTATATACGCTATATCCTAATTCAGATTCATCTCACTTGAAAACTATAGGGGAACGATATCGATTTCACTATTTTAGTAATCCTTCGAGTAGCCAACTTTTTGATGGCGTTCCACAGTTATTAGATCAGCTGCATAAACATAATTATTTAATGGCTATTGCCACAGGTAAAGGCAGATCTGGATTGAACCAAGCCTTATCAGATTCTGGGGTTAAGGATTATTTTTATACTACTCGATGTGCAGAGGAAACTGAATCTAAACCCAACCCTAAGATGCTACAAGAAATTATGGAAGATACCCAAGTAGATACACATGAAACTTTAATGGTGGGTGATACAGAATATGATATTTTAATGGCTAAAAATATTGGAGTGGACGCTTTAGCTGTTAGTTACGGCGTGCATGAGAAAAAGCGTCTGGAGGAATTTTCCCCAATAAGTTGTCTTGATTCAGTGACAGAACTTCATCACTGGTTACTCACTTAG
- the cmk gene encoding (d)CMP kinase — MDINIPVITIDGPGGSGKGTLAQKLAIYLNWNYLDSGALYRILALVANKREISLSDEDKLSSLIEELDIQFFLFTSGLKIIWDKLDISQEIRSEDNAATASKLATLPAVRQSLLKKQRNFRKLPGLVTDGRDMGTIVFPDAVFKFFLTASPKKRALRRYNQLKEKGISANLTTIEKEVVERDKRDCNRSISPLRKAESATIIDSTAMSINEVFQQVLLEVHKDLSI; from the coding sequence ATGGATATAAATATTCCAGTCATTACTATAGATGGTCCCGGTGGTTCTGGAAAAGGTACGTTAGCACAAAAACTTGCCATTTACTTAAATTGGAATTATTTGGATAGTGGTGCTCTATATCGTATCTTAGCTTTAGTAGCAAATAAGCGTGAAATTTCCCTATCCGATGAAGATAAACTATCTTCTCTTATAGAAGAATTAGATATTCAATTTTTCTTATTTACATCAGGACTTAAAATTATTTGGGATAAACTAGATATTAGCCAAGAAATTCGTAGTGAAGATAATGCAGCTACTGCCTCTAAATTAGCTACACTACCTGCCGTACGCCAATCTTTACTCAAAAAACAACGAAATTTCCGTAAACTGCCAGGGTTAGTTACTGATGGTAGAGATATGGGTACCATAGTTTTTCCAGATGCAGTATTTAAATTTTTCTTAACAGCAAGCCCAAAAAAACGTGCTCTAAGACGCTATAACCAGTTGAAAGAAAAAGGTATAAGTGCTAATCTCACCACTATAGAAAAAGAAGTTGTTGAGAGGGATAAGCGAGATTGTAATCGCAGTATTTCTCCATTGCGTAAGGCTGAGAGTGCTACCATCATAGATTCCACGGCAATGAGTATTAATGAGGTATTCCAGCAAGTACTTTTAGAAGTTCATAAAGATTTAAGCATTTAA
- the rpsA gene encoding 30S ribosomal protein S1 yields MSESFAQLLEESQLEAPGTIKLGTVIEVRPDIVIVNAGFKSEGEIPADQFRDSDGNISVQKGDQVEVVLETIEDGFGATRLSREKAKAVRVWDNLEKSFTTGGVVTGTLTGKVKGGFTVDLDGVRAFLPGSLVDVRPIRESNYLESKNLDFKLIKVDRQKNNIVVSRRAVMEAEHGAEREALLANLEEGKIVTGTVKNLTDYGAFVDLGGLDGLLHITDMSWRRIKHPSDIVSIDDKISVKVLKFDKERQRVSLGLKQTEEDPWKNLTERTSGDTPLTGRITNVTDYGCFVEIEPGVEGLVHMSEMDWTNKNIHPSKIVQVGDEVQVVIIDIDKERRRISLGMKQCQPNPWDQFSQKYNKGDQISGEIKSITDFGIFIGLEGGIDGLIHLSDISWHSTEENVIHNYKKGEQINTVILAVDPERERISLGIKQLESDPFSSYITHNTKGSIVKGIVKSIESKGAIVDLGSGVEGQLRAADISREKVDDASHLLKVGDEIEAKLTNIDRKNRIITISIKAKDIEEEAEAIKEYSDINLSTSTTTLGDILKEQIERKENNE; encoded by the coding sequence ATGAGCGAAAGCTTTGCACAATTGCTTGAGGAAAGTCAATTAGAAGCCCCAGGAACAATTAAACTAGGAACAGTTATAGAGGTTAGACCTGATATAGTAATTGTTAATGCTGGATTTAAATCAGAGGGAGAAATTCCAGCAGATCAATTTCGGGATAGCGATGGAAATATAAGCGTTCAGAAAGGAGATCAAGTTGAAGTTGTTCTAGAGACTATTGAGGATGGTTTTGGTGCTACAAGACTTTCCCGAGAAAAGGCTAAAGCTGTCCGAGTTTGGGATAATTTAGAAAAATCCTTTACTACAGGAGGAGTCGTTACTGGTACCTTAACAGGCAAGGTAAAGGGTGGTTTTACCGTTGATTTAGACGGAGTACGTGCTTTTTTACCAGGATCGTTGGTTGATGTACGACCTATTAGAGAATCTAATTATTTAGAAAGTAAGAACCTAGATTTTAAGTTAATTAAAGTAGATCGACAAAAAAATAACATTGTGGTTTCTAGGCGTGCAGTAATGGAAGCCGAACATGGTGCAGAGCGAGAAGCTCTGTTAGCTAATTTAGAAGAAGGAAAGATTGTTACTGGTACTGTAAAGAATTTAACCGATTATGGTGCTTTTGTTGATTTAGGAGGCTTAGATGGATTGCTTCACATTACTGATATGTCGTGGCGCCGGATTAAGCATCCATCTGATATAGTGAGCATTGATGATAAAATTTCAGTTAAAGTACTAAAATTCGATAAAGAACGTCAACGCGTATCTCTCGGGCTTAAACAAACAGAAGAAGATCCTTGGAAGAATTTAACTGAGCGAACATCTGGTGATACACCGCTTACAGGCAGGATAACTAATGTTACTGATTATGGCTGTTTTGTTGAAATTGAACCAGGGGTAGAAGGATTAGTTCATATGTCCGAAATGGACTGGACTAATAAAAATATTCATCCTTCAAAGATAGTTCAGGTAGGTGATGAAGTTCAAGTTGTAATTATCGATATTGATAAGGAGCGCCGACGCATTTCATTAGGGATGAAACAATGCCAACCTAATCCATGGGATCAATTTTCTCAGAAATATAATAAGGGCGATCAAATTTCAGGCGAAATCAAATCTATTACTGACTTTGGTATCTTTATCGGTTTAGAAGGAGGCATTGATGGATTAATTCACCTCTCAGATATTTCTTGGCATAGCACTGAGGAAAATGTAATTCATAATTACAAGAAAGGTGAACAAATTAATACTGTTATTTTAGCAGTGGATCCTGAGAGAGAGAGAATTTCTTTAGGAATTAAGCAATTGGAAAGTGATCCGTTCTCTAGCTATATTACTCATAATACAAAAGGTAGTATTGTAAAAGGTATAGTGAAGAGCATTGAAAGCAAAGGAGCAATTGTTGACTTAGGTAGTGGGGTAGAAGGGCAGTTACGTGCTGCTGATATTTCTCGAGAGAAGGTAGACGATGCCTCACATCTATTGAAGGTTGGTGATGAAATAGAAGCTAAACTTACCAATATTGATCGTAAAAATAGAATAATTACTATTTCTATCAAAGCAAAAGATATTGAGGAAGAGGCAGAAGCAATTAAGGAGTATTCTGATATTAACTTAAGCACCTCAACGACTACTTTAGGAGATATTCTTAAAGAACAAATAGAAAGAAAAGAAAATAATGAGTAG
- a CDS encoding integration host factor subunit beta: protein MTKSNLIDQLTQQQKILSHKDVDDAVRVLLELMSKSLSDNQRIEIRGFGSFSLHYRPPRTGRNPKTGELVSLPPKYIPHFKAGKELRKRVDNL, encoded by the coding sequence ATGACTAAATCGAACTTGATTGATCAGCTCACTCAGCAGCAAAAGATATTGTCACATAAAGATGTAGACGATGCCGTTCGAGTTCTACTGGAATTAATGAGTAAATCATTATCAGATAATCAACGAATTGAGATTCGTGGATTTGGGAGTTTTTCTCTACACTATCGTCCTCCTCGAACTGGTCGTAATCCGAAGACAGGAGAGTTAGTATCTCTTCCGCCTAAATATATTCCTCATTTTAAAGCAGGCAAGGAATTAAGAAAAAGAGTAGATAATTTGTAG
- a CDS encoding Mth938-like domain-containing protein encodes MKFGVDERINDSYIVKSYGIGYIEIFSPTPLILGGGESKNFQEKRKQIIRHSVILTRDKVREWTPRTFDELKEGYFEVFLDINPEVILLGTGNNLFFPPPSLFKKLFDHGIGVEFMSTAAACRTYNILVNESRRVAAALLIK; translated from the coding sequence ATGAAGTTCGGGGTAGATGAAAGAATAAATGACTCTTATATAGTGAAATCCTATGGTATAGGGTATATAGAAATTTTTTCTCCAACTCCATTAATATTAGGTGGTGGAGAGAGTAAAAATTTTCAAGAAAAGAGAAAACAAATAATACGCCATAGTGTAATTCTTACGAGAGATAAAGTTAGGGAATGGACTCCTAGAACTTTTGATGAATTAAAGGAGGGGTATTTTGAGGTATTCTTGGATATAAATCCTGAAGTTATTCTACTAGGTACAGGAAATAACCTCTTTTTTCCGCCTCCTTCTTTATTTAAAAAATTATTCGATCATGGGATAGGTGTAGAGTTTATGAGTACTGCTGCAGCATGTAGAACTTATAATATTCTTGTTAATGAAAGCCGTAGAGTAGCTGCAGCACTATTAATTAAGTGA
- the rpoS gene encoding RNA polymerase sigma factor RpoS: MFTSVPEHYKTQKEIHPKNSSASKYNNVLEIDSTRQYLNEIRATPLLTAKEEVYYARLAKKGDGIGRKKMIESNLRLVVKIAKRYINQGLSLLDLIEEGNLGLIHAVEKFDPEMGFRFSTYSAWWIRQSIERALMNQTRTIRLPVYIIKEIKSYQKVAKNLTQELKHDPSFQDIALQIDKPTEEVRRIWNFKQNNTISMDENRDDKEVNFLNNIPDDSSLSPDMLLQKQDIQLKFNSWVDQLNKKQKEVVARRFGLFSHEPQTLEQIGNTIGITRERVRQIQIEALKKLRQILDKEEISSDLIFH; the protein is encoded by the coding sequence TTGTTTACATCAGTGCCAGAACATTACAAAACGCAGAAGGAAATTCATCCAAAAAATTCTTCAGCTTCAAAATATAATAACGTGCTGGAGATCGATAGCACTAGACAATACCTAAATGAAATTCGTGCAACACCTCTACTCACAGCAAAAGAGGAGGTGTACTATGCACGTCTAGCTAAAAAAGGAGATGGTATTGGGCGTAAAAAAATGATTGAAAGCAACCTTCGGCTTGTTGTGAAGATTGCAAAACGTTATATAAATCAGGGATTATCATTACTTGATTTAATCGAGGAAGGTAATTTAGGGCTTATTCATGCTGTAGAAAAATTTGATCCAGAGATGGGATTCCGATTTTCCACTTATTCTGCTTGGTGGATCAGACAATCTATTGAGCGAGCACTAATGAATCAGACAAGAACAATACGTTTACCAGTTTATATTATAAAAGAAATAAAGAGTTATCAGAAAGTTGCTAAGAATCTAACTCAAGAATTAAAACACGATCCAAGTTTTCAAGATATAGCACTACAAATCGATAAACCGACTGAAGAAGTGAGAAGGATATGGAATTTTAAGCAAAACAATACTATTTCTATGGATGAAAATAGAGATGATAAGGAGGTAAATTTTCTGAATAATATTCCAGATGATAGTTCGCTTAGTCCTGATATGTTACTGCAAAAACAAGATATACAATTAAAATTTAACTCTTGGGTAGATCAGTTAAATAAAAAACAAAAAGAAGTAGTAGCAAGGAGGTTTGGACTTTTTAGTCATGAACCACAAACGCTAGAGCAAATTGGTAATACCATTGGTATTACTAGAGAACGTGTCCGCCAGATCCAAATAGAGGCCTTAAAAAAATTAAGGCAAATTTTAGATAAAGAAGAGATCTCAAGCGATTTAATCTTTCATTAA
- the fumC gene encoding class II fumarate hydratase, whose product MTNTEKKRTRIEKDSFGEIEVPINRYWGAQTQRSVIYFSIGEELIPKEVIRSFGLLKKAAALANADLNKLPIGKAQIIAQVADEIINGKLNKHFPLHVWMTGSGTQANMNINEVIANRGIEILGGIIGSKSPIHPNDHVNLSQSSNDTFPTAMHIAAAVTIQHQLLPYVEGLRNALYEKETQFSHIVKIGRTHLQDAVPLTLGQEFSGYVAQLNDNIKRIKSTLPELYELAIGGTAVGTGLNAPIGFSEKVCTYLREFTELPFLPAANKFAALAAHDAMVMTSGVLKTLACSLMKIANDIRWLGSGPRCGLGELLLPENEPGSSIMPGKINPTQCEAITMIAAQVIGNDAGIGIAGSQGNFELNVFKPMIIFNLIQSIRILSDGCRNFSQFLIKDLKADENKIASYVEQSLMLVTALTPKIGYDKAAEIAYYAHHKNLSLRQACLELNILSSSQFDDLIDPILFTQPSG is encoded by the coding sequence ATGACAAATACAGAAAAAAAAAGAACTCGTATTGAGAAAGATAGCTTTGGAGAGATAGAGGTCCCTATAAATCGTTACTGGGGGGCGCAAACTCAAAGATCTGTTATCTACTTCTCTATTGGAGAAGAGCTTATTCCTAAAGAAGTGATTAGATCTTTTGGGCTACTTAAAAAAGCAGCTGCTCTTGCAAATGCAGATCTAAATAAACTTCCTATAGGTAAAGCTCAAATTATTGCTCAAGTAGCAGATGAAATTATTAATGGAAAGCTCAACAAGCATTTTCCACTCCATGTTTGGATGACAGGAAGTGGTACTCAAGCAAATATGAATATTAACGAGGTAATTGCTAATCGAGGAATCGAGATTTTGGGAGGGATTATCGGTAGCAAATCTCCCATTCACCCTAATGATCATGTCAATCTATCTCAATCTTCAAATGATACTTTTCCAACTGCTATGCATATCGCCGCTGCTGTAACTATTCAACATCAGCTACTTCCTTATGTAGAAGGATTAAGAAATGCACTTTACGAAAAAGAAACCCAATTTAGCCATATTGTTAAAATTGGCCGTACTCATTTACAAGATGCTGTTCCTCTTACTTTAGGCCAAGAATTTTCTGGCTATGTTGCACAACTTAATGACAATATAAAAAGAATAAAATCTACTCTACCAGAGCTTTACGAATTAGCAATCGGAGGAACTGCAGTAGGAACGGGATTAAATGCACCTATTGGCTTTTCAGAAAAAGTATGTACTTATCTTAGAGAATTTACAGAACTTCCCTTCTTACCTGCTGCTAATAAGTTTGCTGCACTTGCAGCACATGATGCGATGGTAATGACAAGTGGTGTGCTTAAAACACTTGCATGCTCTCTTATGAAGATCGCAAATGATATTAGATGGTTAGGATCAGGTCCGCGTTGTGGCTTAGGAGAGTTACTCTTACCGGAAAATGAGCCAGGCTCTTCAATTATGCCAGGTAAAATTAACCCTACTCAATGTGAGGCAATCACTATGATTGCAGCCCAAGTGATAGGAAATGATGCTGGTATTGGAATTGCAGGATCTCAAGGGAATTTTGAATTAAATGTATTTAAGCCAATGATTATATTTAATTTAATTCAGTCTATAAGAATTTTATCTGATGGATGTCGTAATTTTAGCCAATTTCTAATAAAGGATTTAAAGGCAGATGAGAATAAAATAGCCAGCTATGTAGAGCAATCACTTATGTTAGTGACAGCGCTTACTCCAAAAATTGGTTATGATAAGGCGGCGGAAATCGCCTATTATGCCCATCACAAAAATCTGTCCTTAAGACAAGCCTGTTTAGAGCTAAATATACTTTCATCTAGCCAATTTGATGATCTTATAGATCCAATTTTGTTTACTCAGCCTTCTGGTTGA